In Streptomyces sp. NBC_00483, a single window of DNA contains:
- a CDS encoding C-terminal binding protein — MSALEDGVPRPVVVISDTEELDPEPGVRLLVDAGWEVRVVGSRDPEAIGAAAYDADALIVGYARVDADLLDRTPKVRMIATMSAGYDMIDVAEVERRGLWLANLPHSATEDVAVHALAQALALTRRLPQADAVVRSGGWNTELHEVPRRASELTLGLVGMGRIARTLARLAAPLFGKVAAHDPRATDWPEGVERLDLDTLVERADVLSLHVPSTPQTRGMVDADLLARMRPGSVLVNVSRGDLVDPDALLAALDGGHLAGAALDVFPVEPPAPDDRLRSHPRLLLSPHSAFLSDASLRAYVTEPARNVIAWWANGRPHTPVVDPTPRNASRTQGALA; from the coding sequence ATGAGTGCCCTGGAGGATGGTGTGCCGCGACCCGTCGTCGTGATCAGCGACACCGAGGAGCTGGACCCCGAGCCGGGTGTCCGTCTCCTCGTCGATGCCGGCTGGGAGGTGCGGGTGGTCGGCAGCCGGGACCCGGAGGCGATCGGCGCCGCCGCGTACGACGCCGACGCGCTGATCGTCGGGTACGCGCGCGTGGACGCGGACCTGCTCGACCGCACGCCCAAGGTGCGGATGATCGCCACCATGTCGGCGGGCTACGACATGATCGATGTCGCGGAGGTGGAGCGGCGCGGTCTTTGGCTGGCGAACCTGCCGCACTCCGCGACCGAGGACGTCGCCGTGCACGCCCTCGCCCAGGCGCTCGCGCTGACCCGCCGCCTCCCGCAGGCCGACGCCGTCGTCCGCTCCGGCGGCTGGAACACCGAACTGCACGAAGTGCCGCGTCGGGCCAGCGAGCTGACGCTCGGTCTGGTCGGCATGGGCCGCATCGCCCGCACCCTCGCCCGCCTCGCCGCGCCCCTCTTCGGCAAGGTCGCCGCGCACGACCCGCGCGCCACGGACTGGCCCGAGGGTGTCGAACGCCTCGACCTGGACACGCTCGTGGAGCGCGCCGACGTCCTGTCGCTGCACGTCCCGTCGACCCCGCAGACCAGGGGGATGGTCGACGCCGATCTGCTGGCCCGCATGCGCCCCGGCAGCGTCCTCGTCAACGTCTCGCGAGGCGACCTCGTCGACCCGGACGCCCTGCTCGCCGCCCTCGACGGCGGCCACCTCGCGGGCGCCGCCCTCGACGTCTTCCCCGTCGAACCGCCCGCGCCGGACGACCGGTTGCGCAGCCACCCGCGCCTGCTGCTCTCCCCGCACAGCGCCTTCCTCTCCGACGCCTCGCTGCGCGCCTACGTCACCGAGCCCGCGCGCAACGTCATCGCCTGGTGGGCCAACGGACGCCCGCACACCCCCGTCGTCGACCCCACCCCTCGTAACGCCTCTCGTACGCAAGGAGCACTCGCGTGA
- a CDS encoding Lrp/AsnC family transcriptional regulator, producing MDLDETDLRIVRELQSDGRLTYETLAQRVGLSRPAARMRVQRLQESGAVRVVAIVHPAVRDLSASAHLAIDTEGPAGPAARAIAALPEAPFVTLTSGRRAIMTELRTAGFGALDRTIEEIRRLPGVRAVDALVATRHVKDPYLLTQEPTVSALDAMDERILAELEEDGRLAFAELAARVGLSAGATRARTLRLLEGGVAKVVALVRPDVLGMGYLCGFSLRVDGAAADVAERVAAFERVTFLSTCLGGAELVGTITAESFAAVRTTLEEMRELPTVREVESWLHLELIKERYDLGPRTD from the coding sequence GTGGATCTCGACGAGACCGACCTGCGCATCGTGCGCGAGCTGCAGAGCGACGGCCGCCTCACGTACGAGACGCTGGCGCAGCGGGTGGGCCTGTCCCGGCCCGCGGCACGGATGCGCGTGCAGCGGCTCCAGGAGTCGGGCGCCGTACGGGTCGTCGCGATCGTGCACCCGGCTGTGCGCGACCTTTCGGCCTCCGCACATCTGGCGATCGACACCGAAGGACCCGCGGGCCCGGCCGCCCGCGCGATCGCCGCGCTGCCCGAGGCGCCGTTCGTGACGCTGACGAGCGGGCGGCGCGCCATCATGACGGAGCTGCGCACGGCGGGCTTCGGCGCGCTCGACCGGACCATCGAGGAGATCCGGAGGCTCCCGGGCGTACGCGCGGTGGACGCACTCGTCGCGACCCGCCACGTGAAGGACCCCTACCTCCTCACACAGGAACCGACCGTGAGCGCGCTCGACGCGATGGACGAGCGGATCCTCGCCGAACTGGAGGAGGACGGCCGCCTCGCGTTCGCCGAACTCGCCGCGCGCGTCGGCCTGTCGGCGGGCGCGACCCGCGCGCGCACCCTGCGCCTGTTGGAGGGCGGGGTCGCCAAGGTGGTGGCCCTGGTCCGCCCCGACGTGCTCGGCATGGGCTACCTGTGCGGGTTCAGCCTGCGGGTCGACGGCGCGGCGGCAGACGTCGCCGAACGGGTCGCCGCCTTCGAGCGCGTGACGTTCCTGTCGACGTGCCTGGGCGGCGCCGAGCTGGTCGGCACGATCACCGCGGAGTCGTTCGCGGCGGTGCGCACCACGCTCGAGGAGATGCGTGAACTACCCACCGTGCGGGAGGTGGAGAGCTGGCTCCACCTCGAACTGATCAAGGAGCGCTACGACCTGGGGCCGCGCACGGACTGA